Within the Arthrobacter sp. V1I7 genome, the region CATGCTGGTCCTCTTCGCCTTCGGCCGGCGGCACTTCATCGAAGGAGTGGCACCGAGGGCAGGAAAGGCGGAGTACCCCATGGCTGATCATCCGGCGGACGGCTCGAGGCTGAAACCCCCGTCCAAGGCTGCCGGGGTCCTGTATGGCCTCGGGCTGGGCGGATTCATTGACGGCATAGTCCTGCACCAGATCCTGCAGTGGCACCATATGGTGAGCCACGTCGACGAATTCCCGGTCGACGCTGTTCACGGGCTGCAGGTGAACACCCTGGTGGACGGCCTGTTCCATCTGGTGGCCTGGGTCCTGGTCCTGGCCGCATCCATCAGCACCATTGCGAGCTGGCACAGCGGCCGCTTAGCCCCGAACTGGCGGTTCCACTTCGGGCTCGTCCTGATGGGCTGGGGGATCTTCAATGTTGCCGAGGGCCTGGTCAACCATCAGTTCCTGCAGCTCCACCACGTCAGGGACGATCTGGGCGGGCCGATCCTGTGGGACGTCGGGTTCCTTACCTTCGGCGTGCTCCTCATCGTCGGCGGACGGCTTCTGCACGGCGTCGGGCTGAGGTCCTTGAACCGGTTTCCTTGACGCTCAATCCAACTTTATTAGGGGAGCGCCATGTACTTGCACACTCAGCTACTTGTCAATGAAATCGCCGTCGACGAACCGGATCCCGCAGCCGCGAATGCCTCCAGGAAGGTCTGGGCGTTCGGTGAGATGCGCACGACGATGCAGTACCTCTTCCAGTGCATCAATTTCCCCGGGGACCCCGCGTCCAAGCCGTACAAGGACCTGCTTGAGGGCATCGGCACGGAAGAGATCAGCCGGTCCACTATTGCTTACCTGATAGTCCGGGACCAGGCCCACGAAAATGCGTTCGCCAAAGCTCTTCCTGGGCGCCTCGCCGTCGAACCGTGGGGCAGCGTCGCGTCCCGCGGTACTCAGCGTCCGTAGCGGGGGCACATTGACACGGACACGCCGGGGTTTCCGCCCGAAGTGGCTGAGCCGGCCGGCAAAGTGCCCCCGTACGGGCGGCGCCCGGGCGCGCCGGCGATTTATGTGACGTGACGTTACCCTGCGTGAACGGGTGTTTCCGCACCGTTGTTCCGCTTTGTCACAGGGCCCTATCGTCGATGCATGGCAATTCAGGACATTTACCCCACGGCGCTGCGCCTCCTCGGCCGCCCCGTGCTGGTCGTAGGCGGGGGGCCCGTCGCCGCCCGCCGCGCCAAGGGACTGCTCGATGCCGGCGCGGTCGTCACCGTCGTTGCCCCGCTCGCCTCGCCGGCGCTGCTTGAACTCGCCGACGCCGGCCTCCTCTCTTGGGAACCGCGCCAGTACCGGACGTCCGACGTCGACGGCGTCTGGTTCGTCCAGACCGCCACCGGGAATTCCGCCGTGGACGCGGAGGTCTCGGCCGACGCCGAGGCGCAGCGCGTCTGGTGCGTCAACGCCTCCGACCATGAATCCTCCGCGGCCTGGACCCCGGCCGTTGCGGTCGTGGACGACGTCAGGATTGCCGTGAATGCCGGCGGAGACCCGCGCCGCGCCATGGCCCTCCGCGACGCCGTCGCCACCGCCCTGGAAACCGGGGACCTGCCGTTGCGCCGGCGGCGGGCGTCCGGCGGTTCCGTGGCCCTGGTGGGCGGGGGCCCCGGCGACGTCGGACTGATCACGGTCCGCGGACGGCGCCTGCTCGGCCAGGCGGACGTCGTGGTGGCGGACCGTCTCGGCCCCCGCGAACTCCTCGGAGAGCTGGCCCCCGACGTCCGCGTCATCGAGGTCGGCAAGACTCCCGGACACCATCCGGTCCCGCAGTCCGAAATCAACCGGATCCTGGTTGACGAGGCCGTGCA harbors:
- the cobA gene encoding uroporphyrinogen-III C-methyltransferase, translated to MAIQDIYPTALRLLGRPVLVVGGGPVAARRAKGLLDAGAVVTVVAPLASPALLELADAGLLSWEPRQYRTSDVDGVWFVQTATGNSAVDAEVSADAEAQRVWCVNASDHESSAAWTPAVAVVDDVRIAVNAGGDPRRAMALRDAVATALETGDLPLRRRRASGGSVALVGGGPGDVGLITVRGRRLLGQADVVVADRLGPRELLGELAPDVRVIEVGKTPGHHPVPQSEINRILVDEAVQGHRVVRLKGGDPYVLGRGGEEAEFCRQNGVEVEVVPGVTSAISVPAAAGIPVTHRGLAKGFSVVTGHEELSEVPARADHTVILLMGVGQLRDSAASLARAGLPAGTPVGIVENGYLPNQRVTIGTLGTIADQAEAAGVANPAVIVIGDVVRVSPFAPSHFKTADYSTTSPNAPRPTKTRVLTP
- a CDS encoding DUF2243 domain-containing protein, with amino-acid sequence MADHPADGSRLKPPSKAAGVLYGLGLGGFIDGIVLHQILQWHHMVSHVDEFPVDAVHGLQVNTLVDGLFHLVAWVLVLAASISTIASWHSGRLAPNWRFHFGLVLMGWGIFNVAEGLVNHQFLQLHHVRDDLGGPILWDVGFLTFGVLLIVGGRLLHGVGLRSLNRFP